A genomic stretch from Solanum stenotomum isolate F172 chromosome 8, ASM1918654v1, whole genome shotgun sequence includes:
- the LOC125872281 gene encoding uncharacterized protein LOC125872281, translating into GNQRDRDRERAQARGNHKSKTPKNDGLTPEQRRERDAKALQEKAKKKAAQAGDGWNIDKSESHNIKKK; encoded by the exons GGGAACCAGAGAGACCGAGATCGTGAAAGGGCACAAGCCAGGGGAAACCACAAGTCCAAGACACCTAAAAATGATGGATTAACCCCTGAACAACGACGAGAAAG GGATGCAAAGGCACTTCAAGAGAAAGCGAAAAAGAAAGCAGCACAGGCGGGAGATGGATGGAACATAGACAAATCGGAAAGTCATAACATCAAGAAGAAATAG